Below is a genomic region from Methanococcus vannielii SB.
TAGATAGGGAAAAAGGACGTTCAAAAAACATTAACAGTGGCAAAAAAGATGTTTTAGTCGAAGAATTTTCCGAAGAAATTAACTTAGAATAAATGTTTTTCTTTTTTGATCTTAAAAATTTAAATTAAAATTTAAATTAGTTATTTTCAATAAATGTTTTGTGTAACGTTTTTAAGCAGTTTTCAAGGTTTTCTTCATCAATTACAAACGATATGTTTGTTTCAGATGAACCTTGTGCAATCATTTTTATGTTTGCCCCACTTTCTGCAACTGCATCAAATAATTTTCCTGCAATTCCTTTTGAACCTTTCATTCCTGAACCGACTACGGAAACCACACATACCTCTTTATCAAAGGTTATATCCTTAATTAAATGGCATTCGCCAAATTCTTCTTTTAATTCTCTTACACATTTTTTAGCTTCAAGTTCGCCATCGTATATTACAATTGATATGTTTGTTTCAGATGAACCTTGTGTAATTAGTATTACATTTGCATTTGAATTTCCAAGTACGTTAAATATTCTTGCAGCAGTCCCGCTAACTCCAACCATTCCGCCACCAAAAATATTAATTAATATAACGTCTTTAATTGTCGTAATTGCTTTTATTACCGAATTACATGTTTCTGCACTGTCTGTTACTAAGGTACCTTCATTTTCAGGGTCAAATGTATTTTTAATCCTTAAAGGAATCTTTTTTTCCATTACTGGCTCCATTGTTCTTGGGTGAAGAACTTTAGCGCCAAAATATGCAAGTTCCATTGCTTCGATATATGACATTCTTGGAATCTGCTTTACATTTTCGACCATTCTTGGGTCTGCCGACAAAACTCCGCTAACATCAGTCCATATTTCGACCATGTCCGCATTCAATCCCGAACCAACTAGTGCTGCGGAATAGTCACTACCGCCCCTTCCAAATGTAGTTATTTGATTATCATCAGTTCCCCCGATAAATCCGGTTATAACGGGAATAAATCCATCTTTTAATATAGGGGAGACCTTATCTAAAACTTCAAGTCGGACTACTTTTGCACAGCTAAATGAGTCATCGGTAACAATTCCTGCATCTCTTCCTGTTAAAAAAAGAGAATGTTTTCCAAGATCCCTTATTGCACCGCTTAAAATTGGTGCAGAGAGTCTTTCACCAAAGGACAATATAAAGTCTTTTGATTTAGGAGTTAATTCTCCAAGGTAAGAAACACCAACAAGAACTTTTTCAAGTTCATTTATCGAACTTTCAATTGTTTTTGAAACTTCGGTCTTTATTTCATGGTTAAAGATTGCCTGATCGATTGCAATTTCGTGTTTTATCCTTAAATCTTCGATAAAATTGTTTATTTTTGCAATATCTCGAACATCAAGTGCCTGTGTAGAAATTTCGATAAGTGAATTTGTAACTTGTGTCATTGCCGAGGTTACAACACATACGTCCTTATCTTCTTTTGTCTTGTTTACAACGATTTTTGCAACGTTTCTTATCCTTTCGCCATTACCAACAGAGGTTCCACCAAATTTCATTACTGTAACCAAACAACACCACCTTTTAAATAATAAATTAGATTATATTGATTTACAACCTGCAATTATACACTACTTGTGTTTTATCAATTAATCAATGAAATTATATTTAAACCTATCATTGCTAAAAAATTACTAAAAAATTACTAAATCAGAAATATTAATATCGAGAGGATAACCATGGTTAAAATATTTGACACTACCCTAAGAGATGGGGAACAGACCCCTGGCGTATCTTTAACGCCAAGTCAGAAGCTTGAAATAGCAATAAAACTTGATGAGCTTGGTGTCAATATTATTGAAGCAGGTAGTGCAATAACGTCAAAAGGGGAACGAGAATCGATAAAATTAATCACTTCTGAAAATCTAAATGCAGAAATTGCTTCATTTGTAAGGGCACTTCCAGTAGACATTGATTCTGCAATTTCATGTAATGTAGATAGCGTTCACTTGGTAGTTCCAACTTCAGACCTACACATGACATACAAATTAAGAAAAACAAGAGAAGAAAATTTAAATGATGCTTTAAAGGCCGTTGAATATGCAAAAAATCATGGCTTAATTGTAGAACTTTCTGCAGAAGATGCAACAAGAAGTGATCTTGAATTTTTAAAAGAACTCTTTAAAATGGGGGAAGAATTAAATGCTGATAGAATGTGTTTATGCGATACTGTTGGAATATTAACTCCAAATAAAGCTGAAACACTCGTAAAAAATATAAAAGAATACACAAAACTTCCAATATCCATCCACTGCCATAATGACTTTGGAATGGCAACTGCAAATACTGTCTCTGCAATTCATGCGGGGGCGACACAATGCCACGTAACTGTAAACGGTATTGGTGAACGGGCAGGTAATGCTTCACTAGAAGAAGTAGTAATGGGTTTAAAATCGCTATACAATATAAATACAGACATTGAATCTGAAAAACTCTATAAAATTTCTAGAATTGTATCAAAAATGATGAAAATACCTGTTCCTGCAAATAAAGCACTTGTTGGAGATAATGCATTTTCCCACGAAGCTGGAATTCACGTAGATGGCCTTATGAAAAATACTGAAACATATGAACCAATAAGTCCTGAAATGGTTGGAAATAGGCGAAAAATAATTTTAGGAAAACACAGTGGAAAGGCTGCTTTAAAATACAAGCTTGAATTAATGAACATTGGACTAAGTCATGAACAGTTTGAAGAAGCATATTCAAAAATCAAAACATTTGGGGACCTTGGAAAATACATTAGTGATGTTGATTTAAAAACAGTCATTAATGAAGTAAGGGGCGTAACTTTAGAGAAAAAGGTAATTTTAGATGAATTAACAGTTTTATCAGGAAATAAAATATCCCCTCTTGCATCAATTAATTTAAAATTTGCAAATGACTGCAATATTAAAGATAATATCAGGGAAGCTTCCTACGGAGTAGGGCCTGTTGACGCTGCAATAAATGCTGTTAGAAAAGCTTTAAGTGGAGTTGCAGATATCGAACTTGAAGACTATAACGTGCGTGCGGTTTCAGGCGGTACTGATGCATTAATCGAGGTTATAGTCCACCTTAGACGAGGAAATGAAGTTGTAGAAGTTAAAAAAGCACATGGAGATATTATAATGGCCTCTGTTGAAGCTTTGATGGATGGAATTAACCTTTTAATTTAAAGTTCTCTTTTTCAATATGTTTAATTTTTATGGTTATATTTAAAAAAGAAAATAAATTTTACTTATATTATGTAAGATATTAAGTAAGCCGATAGTATCCATATTTTGGGCTAAATACGTCTGCACTCTTTTTTAATTTTTCTAATAAGTCATGCACATCTTTTTCTGAAATTTGAAATTCTAAAGCCCTCTCTAAAATATCATCTTCATCTGCTAGTCCGGTATCGGAGATTACTGAAAGTTCACGAATAATTGCTAAAATTCTATCCATTTTATCAAGCTTCGACTTTGGGATTTCACCCATTCCCTTGTCTATGTCAAATTTTCCAGTTTCCGGGTCGTATGCAATCTGTTTTAAACATTCTTCTATTATATCTATCGCAATTTTTGCATCTTTTTCTTCAACTTTTTTAGAAAGTCTAGCTTTTGCGTGCATTTCTGAAATTCTAATTGCAGCTTCAAGCTGTCTTGCAGTAACTGGAACCGGATTATCCCCTTCCCCAAGTTTTCTCATATTTACATAGTATTCTTTAATTAATTTTTTAGCATTTTCCGATAAAGAAGGACTTTTTAGCTTTTTTTCATCAACCTCTCCCGAATAAAGGTGGTGATTATCATCAAAGTAAGCACAAGTTCTTGCATAGATTATATAATTTTTAATAATGTTTTCGTCAACCTTTATTCCGTCAATGTCAATTGAACCTAAAACTTTTGTATACTTTTTTGTTGCAGTTTCAACATGCATTTCTAAAATATGTTCTGCAATATCTAAATCCCTTCTACGGTCAGGTAAATCCTTTAATGGAAAAATCAAATCAAAGCGACTTAATAATGGGGCGGGAATTCCAATTTGTTCAACTACCCCCATATTTCTATCAAATCGTCCACGTTTTGGGTTACATGCTGCAAGAACCGCACATTTTGCAGGTAATTTTACATTTATTCCCCCTTTATTTACGTGAATTGTCTGAGACTCCATTGCTTCCAAAATATACTTCATAACATTTTTATCAACAGTTAATTCATCAATACATGCCGTTCCCTCATTTGCACGGACAAATACGCCGGGTTTTACAACCCATCCATCTCCAATTTCAGTTGCTTCCCTTACAACGTTTGCGGTAAGTCCTCCGCCTGTTGCAGTAGTAACTGAAGCGTAGGAATTTTGGGGAAAAAGTCTTGAAATTTTTCTAAGCATTGTAGATTTTCCAATTCCCGGATCAGTTATTAAAAGTATATGGCTATCTTTCCTTAATTCTGAGCCATCGGGAAGGTATTTTATACATCCTTTTACCTGCTGTAAAAATATGGCTTTTTTTACAACGTCATATCCTTTAATTTGCGGGATTAAGTAGTTTGAAAGGATATCAATTATGTTTTCCTTTTTTCCAAGTTCATTTAATGTATCAATTAGTTCGTAATTATTTATAATATCCCTAACTTCAATTTTTTGAAAGTTTTCGCCAAGTTTCACGTGGTTACTTTTAGTGTAAATCTCAAAAACCGGCATGTTTGGCCTTGTCATCTTTTTCATGACCGTTCCAACTACATCCACTCTTCCAGAATAAATTCCATCAGAATTTTCTAAAAAAACACGGATGCTTCTTGGAGGGTCGTCAGGATTTTTCATTAAATCAATTGGTTGTTGAATTTCAAGTTCCTGTATGTTTACGTAAGAAGAGCTATCATAATCAATCGTCATTTCACTTCTACAGTTTTGATTTTTACAGTAACTCCTTGGAGTTTCAAAATAGTCGTGTATTGTTTTATAATGCAAACTTCCGCATGCCCTACAAACAAAACATGCTTTTTTTAACAGCGCACAAACCTTAGCGGCCTTTATAATGTTCCCCTCAAATTTAACCAGCTTATTCATTTCTGAAGAGGTTATTTCATCAATTTTTTTATCGCATGAAAGTGGATTTTTAAATGCTATCTGCATTTTTTCTAAATCCTTTTTTATATGTTCATCTTCCCCAAAAAGTTCAGTATATGCTTCTTTAAAAATATGAAGTAATGGGTCTTCAACCAATTTTGGATTTTCTATTATATGCTCATTAATATCGCATAGTTCTGAATAATTTTTTAAAAAATCCGCAATATCTAATTCAAAAACGTTATTTTTCACAAGTTTTAAAGATATCTGGTTTTTCATGTATTTTTTTAATTTATCGCCGTAAAAATTTAAAAAGACTTCTTCGTTAAAATCCATTTTCCCACAAATTATTTTTAGTTACGTTTAAATTGTAATTTAAAATCATAGTTCTTAAGTTTTGATACAATATATTCAAAATCATGTTTATTTTTTGCCTTTACGTCTTTTTTTTGAGGAAATTTTAAAATTACTTCATCAAATAAAGATTTATTTACGGGAACTGTCATCGGGTAGTGGTAGCGATAGATACAGTTTATTCTTGCAGTAATAAATTCTGATAAATAGCTTAAACATGCATCAATTCCAATTGATTCATTTGCAAGCAATGATCCCGACTTTTTAGATGGTAAATAAGAAATTCCAACTAATATTTCTTCTAAATTACATTTTAAAAGGTCTTTTGACTTTTGCTGTTCCCTTTTTAATTCATAAAGGTATATTGCAAGATCTTGTAAATTATTCCACGGGAGGTCAAAATTTACGTTTAAAGCATTTTCTTTTTTAATCATCCACAAAGGGATTTGTTTTTCATTTAAAAGGACTTCATATTCACTGCATTTTAAAAATAAAATATCGTATACATCCATAGTTTCACGACAGGCATTTGTAAAATTTTAAAACAAGTCTGTTACTATCTTTTTTATAAGATATAAAATAATCTATTTTAATAGTCTTTTAATAAATTTAAAACTAAAGTTGTATTATTATATCTAAACTTTACGTATAATTTTAAAATAAAAATAAAAATAAATTTACATTTTTCCAGGCATTTCGATACCTAAAAGGTCAAGAGAATTTTCTAAAACTAATTTTGTAGAGTTTACAATCATAATTCTTGAATTTCTAACGGTTTCATTTTCTTCTTTTAATATTCTACAGTTTCCATAAAATTTATTAAATCCTTGTGCTAGTTCAAGTGCATAGTTTGCTAAAATCTGCGGTTTTCTAACTTCTGCTGACTTTTCAACAATTTCAGGAAGTTTTGAAATCAGTTTTACAATTATTTTTTCATTTTCAGCCATTTCATATTCAAACAAATTTTTTGAATTTACTAAACCTGAAGGTTCGCAATTTTCTAAAATTCTCGAACATCTTGCATGGGCATACTGAATTACTGGGCACCCTACCTTTTCAAAGTCAAGAGCTTCATCCCATCGGAATACCATGGGTTTTTCAGGCGAAATTCTAACAATATTATATCTTACTGCCCCAACTGCAATTTTTTTTGCAATTTCTTCGATTTCCTCTTCTGTTTTTGCTACTTCTCTTTTTTTAACTTCTTCTCTTGCCCTTAATTTTGCTTCTTCAAATAATTCATCCATACTGATAAATCGTCCTTGCCTTGTACTCATTGAACCTTCAGGAAGCGAAATAAATTCATAAAATACAATTTCCGCCTCATTGTATCCTAAAAGTGCAAGC
It encodes:
- a CDS encoding aspartate kinase, with the protein product MVTVMKFGGTSVGNGERIRNVAKIVVNKTKEDKDVCVVTSAMTQVTNSLIEISTQALDVRDIAKINNFIEDLRIKHEIAIDQAIFNHEIKTEVSKTIESSINELEKVLVGVSYLGELTPKSKDFILSFGERLSAPILSGAIRDLGKHSLFLTGRDAGIVTDDSFSCAKVVRLEVLDKVSPILKDGFIPVITGFIGGTDDNQITTFGRGGSDYSAALVGSGLNADMVEIWTDVSGVLSADPRMVENVKQIPRMSYIEAMELAYFGAKVLHPRTMEPVMEKKIPLRIKNTFDPENEGTLVTDSAETCNSVIKAITTIKDVILINIFGGGMVGVSGTAARIFNVLGNSNANVILITQGSSETNISIVIYDGELEAKKCVRELKEEFGECHLIKDITFDKEVCVVSVVGSGMKGSKGIAGKLFDAVAESGANIKMIAQGSSETNISFVIDEENLENCLKTLHKTFIENN
- a CDS encoding (R)-citramalate synthase produces the protein MERITMVKIFDTTLRDGEQTPGVSLTPSQKLEIAIKLDELGVNIIEAGSAITSKGERESIKLITSENLNAEIASFVRALPVDIDSAISCNVDSVHLVVPTSDLHMTYKLRKTREENLNDALKAVEYAKNHGLIVELSAEDATRSDLEFLKELFKMGEELNADRMCLCDTVGILTPNKAETLVKNIKEYTKLPISIHCHNDFGMATANTVSAIHAGATQCHVTVNGIGERAGNASLEEVVMGLKSLYNINTDIESEKLYKISRIVSKMMKIPVPANKALVGDNAFSHEAGIHVDGLMKNTETYEPISPEMVGNRRKIILGKHSGKAALKYKLELMNIGLSHEQFEEAYSKIKTFGDLGKYISDVDLKTVINEVRGVTLEKKVILDELTVLSGNKISPLASINLKFANDCNIKDNIREASYGVGPVDAAINAVRKALSGVADIELEDYNVRAVSGGTDALIEVIVHLRRGNEVVEVKKAHGDIIMASVEALMDGINLLI
- a CDS encoding ATP-binding protein, which gives rise to MDFNEEVFLNFYGDKLKKYMKNQISLKLVKNNVFELDIADFLKNYSELCDINEHIIENPKLVEDPLLHIFKEAYTELFGEDEHIKKDLEKMQIAFKNPLSCDKKIDEITSSEMNKLVKFEGNIIKAAKVCALLKKACFVCRACGSLHYKTIHDYFETPRSYCKNQNCRSEMTIDYDSSSYVNIQELEIQQPIDLMKNPDDPPRSIRVFLENSDGIYSGRVDVVGTVMKKMTRPNMPVFEIYTKSNHVKLGENFQKIEVRDIINNYELIDTLNELGKKENIIDILSNYLIPQIKGYDVVKKAIFLQQVKGCIKYLPDGSELRKDSHILLITDPGIGKSTMLRKISRLFPQNSYASVTTATGGGLTANVVREATEIGDGWVVKPGVFVRANEGTACIDELTVDKNVMKYILEAMESQTIHVNKGGINVKLPAKCAVLAACNPKRGRFDRNMGVVEQIGIPAPLLSRFDLIFPLKDLPDRRRDLDIAEHILEMHVETATKKYTKVLGSIDIDGIKVDENIIKNYIIYARTCAYFDDNHHLYSGEVDEKKLKSPSLSENAKKLIKEYYVNMRKLGEGDNPVPVTARQLEAAIRISEMHAKARLSKKVEEKDAKIAIDIIEECLKQIAYDPETGKFDIDKGMGEIPKSKLDKMDRILAIIRELSVISDTGLADEDDILERALEFQISEKDVHDLLEKLKKSADVFSPKYGYYRLT